The following proteins are encoded in a genomic region of Triticum dicoccoides isolate Atlit2015 ecotype Zavitan chromosome 1B, WEW_v2.0, whole genome shotgun sequence:
- the LOC119349027 gene encoding vesicle-fusing ATPase-like — MAGRGYQGRGAGAGAGVSLAVVSTPSQELALTNCAYVSPADIRRFPTALALVGDVLVFALRAHDAVATGSIALNAIQRRQVKVSAGDSITVSSFAPPDDFKLALLTLELEYTKARSNRAEDLDAVLLAQQLRKRFLDQVMTSGQRVPFEFYGTNYIFSVNQALLEGQESSTPLDRGFLSSDTYIIFEAAPNSGIKVINQKEAASSKLFKDKEFNLEKLGIGGLSSEFTDIFRRAFASRVFPPHVVSKLGIKHVKGMLLYGPPGTGKTLMARQIGKLLNGKDPKIVNGPEVLSKFVGETEKNVRDLFLDAENDQKAQGDHSDLHVIIFDEIDAICKSRGSSRDGTGVHDSIVNQLLTKIDGVEALNNVLLIGMTNRKDLLDEALLRPGRLEVHIEINLPDENGRLQILQIHTSKMRESSFLSPDVNLQELAARTKNYSGAELEGVVKSAVSFALNRQISMDDLTKPLDEESIKVTMDDFVNGLHEITPAFGASTDDLERCRLHGIVDCGKAHQHIFQRAMLLVEQVKVSRGSPLVTCLLQGSAGSGKSALAATVGIDSDFAYVKIISAETMIGFSESSKCAQICKVFEDAYKSQFSIIILDDIERLLEFVAIGPRFSNLISQTLMVLLKRVPPKGKNLLVIGTTSETTFLDSIGMSGVFSVTYEVPKLTKEDAAKVLRHLNVFDEGDVETAAEALDDMPIKKLYTLVEMAAQGPQGGSAEAIYAGEEKIDLNHFFSILSDIIRY, encoded by the exons ATGGCGGGGAGGGGCTACCAGGGCCGCGGcgcgggcgccggcgccggcgtgtCCTTGGCCGTGGTGAGCACGCCCAGCCAGGAGCTGGCGCTGACCAACTGCGCCTACGTCTCCCCCGCCGACATCCGCCGTTTCCCCACCGCCCTCGCCCTCGTCGGCGACGTCCTCGTCTTCGCCCTGCG TGCCCACGATGCCGTTGCTACTGGAAGCATCGCCTTGAATGCCATTCAGCGTCGACAGGTGAAGGTTTCGGCTGGGGATTCTATTACCGTTAGCAG TTTTGCTCCTCCTGATGATTTCAAGCTGGCATTGCTCACATTGGAGCTAGAGTATACTAAGGCAAGGTCCAACCGAGCTGAGGAT CTGGATGCCGTATTGCTTGCCCAACAACTCCGGAAGAGATTTCTGGATCAG GTCATGACAAGTGGGCAACGAGTGCCATTTGAATTTTATGGAACAAACTACATATTCAGTGTCAATCAAGCTTTGCTAGAGGGTCAAGAAAGTTCCACGCCGTTGGACAGAGGATTCCTGTCAAGTGATACATACATCATATTTGAGGCGGCTCCTAATTCAGGAATCAAG GTTATCAACCAAAAGGAAGCAGCTAGCAGCAAGCTTTTCAAAGATAAAGAGTTTAACTTGGAAAAATTGGGGATAGGTGGGTTAAGTTCTGAATTCACAGACATTTTCCGTAGGGCATTTGCTTCAAGGGTGTTTCCTCCTCATGTTGTCAGCAA ATTGGGCATTAAACACGTAAAGGGTATGTTGCTATATGGACCTCCTGGTACTGGCAAGACCCTCATGGCCCGTCAGATTGGAAAACTGTTGAATGGAAAGGACCCGAAG ATTGTGAATGGACCTGAAGTGTTGAGCAAATTTGTTGGAGAAACAGAGAAAAATGTGAGAGATTTGTTTCTTGATGCTGAAAATGACCAGAAGGCGCAAG GTGATCACAGTGACCTCCATGTTATcatttttgatgaaattgatgctatcTGCAAG TCTAGAGGATCTAGCAGAGATGGTACAGGCGTACATGATAGCATTGTAAACCAGCTGCTTACAAAG ATAGATGGTGTTGAGGCGTTGAATAACGTGTTGCTTATTGGAATGACCAACCGTAAGGATTTACTTGACGAAGCTTTATTGAG ACCAGGACGACTGGAAGTTCATATCGAGATAAACTTGCCTGACGAGAATGGTCGTTTGCAAATTCTTCAAATTCATACAAGCAAGATGAGGGAGAGCTCTTTCCTTTCTCCAGATGTTAATCTTCAAGAGCTAG CTGCACGGACAAAGAACTACAGTGGAGCAGAGTTGGAAGGTGTTGTTAAAAGTGCAGTTTCATTTGCTTTGAACCGGCAGATAAGCATGGATGATCTCACTAAACCTTTGGACGAGGAAAGCATTAAGGTTACTATGGATGATTTTGTGAATGGACTTCATGAAATTACTCCTGCATTTGGTGCTTCAACTGATGACCTCGAAAGATGCAG GTTACATGGTATTGTTGACTGTGGCAAGGCACACCAGCACATTTTTCAGAGAGCTATGCTTCTGGTGGAACAAGTTAAAGTTAGCAGAGGTAGCCCACTTGTGACCTGTCTATTGCAAGGTTCTGCTGGAAG TGGTAAATCAGCTTTGGCCGCTACTGTTGGTATTGACAGTGATTTTGCTTATGTCAAAATT ATATCTGCGGAGACAATGATTGGTTTCAGTGAAAGCAGCAAGTGTGCACAGATTTGCAAG GTTTTTGAGGATGCTTACAAATCTCAGTTCAGCATCATAATTCTTGATGACATTGAAAG GTTACTGGAGTTTGTTGCCATCGGACCACGTTTTTCAAATCTGATATCGCAAACTCTTATGGTCCTCCTCAAGAGGGTTCCTCCTAAG GGTAAGAACTTGCTTGTTATTGGAACAACAAGTGAGACAACATTTCTAGACTCCATTGGTATGTCTGGTGTGTTCTCGGTGACCTACGAGGTTCCCAAACTGACAAAGGAGGATGCTGCAAAG GTGTTGCGACATTTGAATGTGTTCGATGAAGGAGATGTTGAGactgcagcagaagcgctggacgat ATGCCGATCAAGAAGCTGTACACGCTTGTCGAGATGGCTGCGCAGGGGCCACAAGGGGGAAGCGCGGAAGCCATCTATGCCGGAGAGGAAAAGATCGACCTCAACCATTTCTTTAGCATCTTGAGCGACATCATCCGCTACTGA